CGGCCGATGCCCCAACGCCCGCAGAGCCTCAGCCCACACATCGAGCTCCGGCCCATGCGCAACACCGGTGTCCACAGCAACCTCGATCAGCTCACGCCGCAACGCCGCCTGCTGCCCGACCGTCCCAGCCTCAGCAGCCAGCAGCGCCGTGAACTGCTCCTCGATCAACAACCGCGCCTGCAACGGCAGACCACGAGCCGCGAGGATCGCCGCCGCACGGTGCGTCACCCGCGTCATCGAGTCGACCTGCACGGCCGTCGCCCCGGGGATCATGCCGACACCGCCACAGGGGCACAGCACCCCTGGTGCACCGGCCACGACCCACAGCAGCCGTCGTGCGCCTTGCCGGTCCGGTCGAAGTACGCCCGGAGTCCGTCCATCTGCTTGCGGCGCCACGACACCTGCGTCGAGTGCAGCGTCGACAGCGACATGTTCTGCAGCTCCGGATAGGCCTGCACCTGACGTCGCACCACCCGGTACGCCGCGATCGCGTCAGCGTCGGCGGCGTGCGCGTCGCCGAGCAGCACTCCGTAGTGGGCGCACTGGTCGGTGAGCTTCCGCGACCCGCGGCGCTTCGAGAACGCCTTGTCGATCACGAACGGGTCGACGCACCCGGCCCATGGCGATGGCCGGACGCTGATGGGGTCGATGCCGTGGCGGGCGGCCTCGGCGTCGATGAGGGTGGCGTCGTAGGAGAGGTTGAACGCGACCAGCGGCACCTTGGCGTGGAGCGCGATCGCGAGCTTCATGATGATGTTGTCGATCGCGGCGACCCGGGTCATCGGCGTACGCCGACCGTTCACGGTGAGCGCGGCTTCAGCGCCCTGCAGGTGTGCGGCGATGCGGTCGTTGGTCCAGCCGTGGACGTCTGAGGCGCCGGTCGGGATCTCGATGCCGGGGTCGATGACCCAGGTGAGGGTCTGGGGCTTCTCACCGGGGGTGAAGAACACGACGGCGGCGGTGACGATGCGGTCGTTGTGGGCGTCGATGCCGGTGGTCTCGAAGTCGAAAGCGACGGCGCGACCGGCGTACCAGGGCGCCTGCTTCTCGGCGGCGCTCATGCCGCGTCCCGGTCAATGCCCTCGACGCGCAGCACCTCGAGGTAGGCACGCAGCTCACCCGCGGACGCCTCCGACGGGGCGAGGGCGTAGCGCTGCTCGAAGTCGTGGGTGACCTGCGGCAGGGTCGCGCCGAGCTCGCCGGCGGTGGCGAGGATCTGCTGCCACACCACACCCGGGTCGTCGCCACCCGCCGGTGCGGCGTCCTCGACGACCTCAGCGTCGTAGGTGCCGTCCGGATTCGCCTGCGGCTCGGCGGTCTGCGGTGCCGGCTGCTGCGTGGCCTCTGCCGCACGGAGCACCTCGACGCGTGCGACGATCCGCGCACCCGGTCCGTCGTCGTCGCCGAGCAGATTGTGCTCCTGCAGGTACGACCACATCCGCTTCAAGGTGTCCATGTCCGCCGCGTCGATCTCCGCGTCGGTGGGGACCCGCGGCGCCTCGACCTCCGGCTGCTGCGGCGCTTCGATCGCACGAGCACCAGCACCGCTGCCGGCGGAGAGCTCCGTGCCCGACGACACCTCCGCGACGATCTCCTTCAGCCGCGCGGTCCCGATCTGCAGGTCGAGCACCGGCACCACGAACCGCGACGTCTTCCCGTCCTTGATCGCACGCCGCTCCACCAGGTGCAGGTGCGCCGGGACTAGGTCGCCGACGTACTGCGCGAGCTCGGCGACTGCGGGGATCTCGGCGGCTGCGTTCCAGCCGTGCGACTCCATCCGCCACACACCGATCGCTTCGAGCTCCGGCAGCATGACCGACAGGCGGGTGGTCGGTCGGGCCTCGGCGTGCGGGTTGATGACCTTCTTCCCGACCTGCACCTGCTCCTCGAGGTCGCACGGCTCACCGGTCAGGACGTTCATCTCGCCGTCGCAGCGGTGCATGCAGCCGCCGCCGGCCCAGAACTCCATCCACTGCGTGAGGCCGCCTTTGACGGCGATCACCGGGATGCTCTGCGCGGTCGTGAAGACCTCCCATCCCTTGATGCCGTTGTTGTCCCACGGGCGGGGCTCGCCGCCGTAGAGCTCGGCGAGGTCGCGGATGTACCGCTCGGAGTGGCTGGTGAACCGGAACGACTCGAGCTTCATGGGGCGGCCCTTGCCGCCCTCCTTAGCGCCGAGGCGGATGCGGCCGAGCTCGGCGTGGCGCTGTTGCAGGACGATCGGCTTGATGGGCATGTCAGGACGCCTTCTCTGAGGACGGAATGCGGTGGTAGTTGGAGGCCGGGACCGGGTCGGTCACCAGCGAGCCGATGCGCAGGCGGATGAACTCGCCCTCGACCGACTCGACCGGGCGTGCGTCGAGCTGGTTGTTGACGTGGAGAGCCATGTCTCCGGGCTGGAAGTCGTTGGGCATGTCAGGACTCCTGGGTGATGGCGAAGGTGACGACACGGCCGGCCTGCTGAATCGCCCCGCGCTCCGACCCGATGTGGGCGTGGAACGCGACGTTGGGGGCCAGCTGGCGGTGTCGGGTGAGGTAGACGGCGATCTGCTCGCCGAGGTCGACGTGGTCGGTTGCGGTGAATCGAGCCGCCGGGGTGCGGGCGTCCTTGGTCTGGACGAGAAACGTGGCGCGCGACAACTCAGGCCACCGCCTTCGCCGACGAGGTCGGCACAACGAGGGGCTTCCCGATGACCGGGTCGTCAGCGTTGGCCGACGCGATGCGCGACGACCACTCGTCGACCATCTGCGCGTGCCGGAAGTACGCGTACTCCGCGTCCCCACACCGCACCGGGTAAAGCCGGTAACCCTCCGGGCGCAGGTGCAGCACCACACCGACTTCAGCGGTCGGCGGCATCGGGACCCGCTCACCGTTACGCAGCCACCCGATCGAGGCACGCCGGTAGGCCGACATCTGCAGCCCGGCCTCGGGGTAGACCCCGTGCACGTGACCAGCCGAC
The nucleotide sequence above comes from Nocardioides massiliensis. Encoded proteins:
- a CDS encoding exonuclease domain-containing protein, giving the protein MSAAEKQAPWYAGRAVAFDFETTGIDAHNDRIVTAAVVFFTPGEKPQTLTWVIDPGIEIPTGASDVHGWTNDRIAAHLQGAEAALTVNGRRTPMTRVAAIDNIIMKLAIALHAKVPLVAFNLSYDATLIDAEAARHGIDPISVRPSPWAGCVDPFVIDKAFSKRRGSRKLTDQCAHYGVLLGDAHAADADAIAAYRVVRRQVQAYPELQNMSLSTLHSTQVSWRRKQMDGLRAYFDRTGKAHDGCCGSWPVHQGCCAPVAVSA
- a CDS encoding recombination directionality factor, whose protein sequence is MPIKPIVLQQRHAELGRIRLGAKEGGKGRPMKLESFRFTSHSERYIRDLAELYGGEPRPWDNNGIKGWEVFTTAQSIPVIAVKGGLTQWMEFWAGGGCMHRCDGEMNVLTGEPCDLEEQVQVGKKVINPHAEARPTTRLSVMLPELEAIGVWRMESHGWNAAAEIPAVAELAQYVGDLVPAHLHLVERRAIKDGKTSRFVVPVLDLQIGTARLKEIVAEVSSGTELSAGSGAGARAIEAPQQPEVEAPRVPTDAEIDAADMDTLKRMWSYLQEHNLLGDDDGPGARIVARVEVLRAAEATQQPAPQTAEPQANPDGTYDAEVVEDAAPAGGDDPGVVWQQILATAGELGATLPQVTHDFEQRYALAPSEASAGELRAYLEVLRVEGIDRDAA